A section of the Clostridium omnivorum genome encodes:
- a CDS encoding [Fe-Fe] hydrogenase large subunit C-terminal domain-containing protein: MKAKHSELFKEIVNSYYNGNFEEKVTSILSSPEVNKEVLAAEIASLCGVELDYSNNYIENLKTAIRSYESSHQVVNKIKTCSMDCIDENGKTVCQKSCPFDAIFIDDERHTSSIDHDKCTGCGFCVEACQTGALADRVEFLPLAELLRKKTPVIAAVAPAITGQFGKDVSIYQLRTAFKKLGFTEMVEVAFFADMLTLKEAVEFDEHVKDKDDFLITSCCCPMWVAMVKRVYGDLVKHVSPSVSPMVAAGRVMKKLNPDCKVVFIGPCIAKKAEAKEKDLLGDIDYVLTFAELKDIFEALDINPADCAEDFSEEYASRGGRLYARTGGVSTAVSEAIEKLFPDKYKYLTTTHANGVKECKEMLANAQNGIVKATFIEGMGCIGGCVGGPKAIIPRAEGTERINEFAENSEIKVAVESDCMISILKKLNIESADDFKHKEKIEIFEREF, translated from the coding sequence ATGAAAGCAAAGCATAGTGAATTATTTAAGGAAATTGTGAATTCTTATTATAATGGTAATTTTGAAGAAAAAGTAACTTCTATATTATCCTCTCCTGAAGTAAACAAAGAGGTCTTAGCTGCTGAAATAGCTTCACTTTGTGGAGTTGAATTAGACTACAGCAATAATTACATAGAAAATCTAAAGACTGCTATTAGAAGTTATGAGTCATCTCACCAGGTGGTGAACAAAATTAAGACTTGTTCTATGGATTGCATAGATGAAAATGGCAAGACAGTTTGCCAAAAGAGCTGTCCTTTTGATGCAATATTCATTGATGATGAAAGACACACTTCATCAATAGATCATGACAAATGTACCGGCTGCGGCTTTTGCGTAGAAGCTTGTCAAACTGGTGCTTTAGCTGACCGGGTTGAATTTCTTCCATTAGCTGAGCTGCTAAGAAAAAAAACTCCAGTTATTGCTGCTGTAGCTCCAGCTATTACAGGCCAATTCGGTAAGGATGTATCAATATACCAGCTCAGAACTGCTTTTAAAAAATTAGGCTTTACAGAGATGGTAGAAGTAGCCTTTTTTGCTGATATGCTTACTTTAAAAGAAGCTGTAGAATTTGATGAACACGTAAAGGATAAGGATGACTTTTTAATAACCTCTTGCTGCTGTCCTATGTGGGTTGCAATGGTCAAAAGGGTTTATGGTGACTTAGTTAAACATGTTTCCCCTTCTGTGTCTCCAATGGTTGCAGCCGGAAGAGTAATGAAAAAACTAAATCCAGATTGCAAAGTGGTATTTATAGGACCATGCATTGCTAAAAAAGCAGAAGCAAAAGAAAAGGATCTGCTGGGTGATATTGATTACGTACTAACCTTTGCTGAACTAAAGGACATTTTTGAGGCTTTGGATATAAATCCAGCTGACTGTGCTGAAGACTTTTCTGAGGAATACGCTTCAAGAGGGGGTAGACTCTATGCAAGAACAGGTGGAGTATCTACTGCTGTAAGTGAAGCTATTGAAAAGTTGTTTCCAGATAAATATAAATATCTTACTACCACTCATGCAAATGGAGTTAAAGAGTGCAAAGAAATGCTTGCAAATGCTCAAAACGGCATTGTAAAAGCTACCTTTATAGAAGGTATGGGCTGCATTGGAGGCTGTGTAGGCGGACCTAAGGCAATAATTCCGAGAGCTGAAGGTACCGAAAGAATTAATGAGTTTGCAGAAAACTCTGAGATAAAAGTAGCTGTAGAAAGCGATTGTATGATAAGTATTCTAAAAAAGCTTAATATAGAATCTGCTGATGACTTTAAACACAAAGAAAAAATAGAAATATTTGAAAGAGAATTTTAG
- a CDS encoding HAD family hydrolase — MLKNIKAAIFDMDGTLVDSMWVWSKIDIEFLKKRGIALPSDLKDNIEHLSFTDTAKYFKDRFKLQESIEDIMKEWNDMAFEEYSKNIKLKADADRFLSSLKTAGIKIALATSNSQMLLEASLKNNGVLQYFDVITTTDEVARGKNFPDIYLLTAKRLGVTSEECIVFEDILPAVKGAKAAGMKVVGVFDEYSEHQKIDIINTADYFINEYKDIIEAV; from the coding sequence ATGCTTAAAAATATTAAGGCAGCTATATTTGACATGGACGGAACTCTGGTAGATTCTATGTGGGTATGGTCAAAAATTGATATAGAATTCCTCAAAAAAAGAGGTATAGCTCTCCCTAGTGACCTGAAGGATAATATTGAACACCTAAGCTTTACAGACACGGCTAAATATTTTAAAGATAGATTCAAGCTTCAAGAAAGCATAGAAGATATAATGAAGGAATGGAATGACATGGCCTTTGAAGAATACAGCAAGAACATTAAACTTAAAGCTGATGCTGATAGATTTCTTTCCTCATTGAAAACTGCTGGTATAAAAATTGCTCTAGCTACTAGTAATTCACAAATGCTTTTAGAAGCATCTCTTAAAAACAATGGAGTTCTTCAATATTTTGACGTTATAACTACAACTGATGAGGTTGCTAGGGGAAAAAACTTCCCTGATATTTATCTTTTGACTGCTAAAAGACTAGGAGTAACCTCTGAAGAATGTATTGTATTTGAAGATATACTTCCTGCAGTTAAGGGAGCAAAGGCAGCTGGAATGAAGGTAGTTGGTGTCTTTGATGAATACTCTGAGCATCAAAAAATAGATATTATTAATACTGCAGATTACTTTATTAATGAATATAAAGATATCATAGAAGCAGTATAA
- a CDS encoding PocR ligand-binding domain-containing protein codes for MGKGNINISDIQLKDILDLEVLQRFQDNFAESMDLASVTVDINGNPVTKPSSYTSFCIDYTHSTKAGDDRCALSHKRGGEEAARTGRPYIYTCHAGLIDFAAPIIVDGIQMGTILGGQILTSKPEETGFRKTAREIGVDEDAYVNAANKVKISTEKNVKAAAEVLFIVANALSKIGYQQLKLKNTSDDLVESFSQISATMEELASTSVTITENQETLNKEIINVKNISAQINEILNSIKSIADETKMLGLNAAIEAARAGDAGRGFNVVATEIRKLSQSSKETAMQIVQLTSHIENSVQNTLEISESTMANTQQQSAAIEETTASLEELMELTTELNEMANEK; via the coding sequence ATGGGAAAAGGTAACATTAATATATCTGACATCCAATTAAAAGATATATTAGATTTAGAGGTACTTCAAAGATTTCAGGATAATTTTGCAGAAAGTATGGATTTAGCAAGCGTAACCGTAGATATAAACGGTAATCCAGTAACTAAGCCAAGCTCCTATACAAGCTTTTGCATTGATTACACTCATTCAACAAAAGCAGGTGATGACAGATGTGCTCTATCTCATAAAAGAGGCGGAGAAGAAGCAGCAAGAACTGGACGACCTTATATATATACCTGTCATGCAGGTCTTATAGATTTTGCAGCACCTATTATTGTAGATGGGATACAAATGGGAACAATTCTTGGCGGACAAATATTAACATCAAAACCTGAAGAAACCGGCTTTAGAAAGACTGCAAGAGAAATAGGTGTAGATGAAGATGCATATGTTAATGCTGCTAATAAAGTAAAAATATCTACTGAAAAGAACGTTAAAGCTGCTGCAGAAGTTCTTTTTATAGTGGCAAATGCTTTATCTAAAATTGGATATCAGCAGTTAAAATTAAAGAACACAAGTGATGATCTAGTTGAAAGCTTTTCACAGATTTCTGCAACTATGGAAGAACTAGCATCAACTTCTGTTACCATTACCGAAAACCAAGAGACCCTTAATAAAGAAATTATAAATGTAAAGAATATATCAGCCCAAATTAACGAAATATTAAATTCCATAAAGAGCATTGCAGATGAAACAAAAATGCTGGGATTGAATGCTGCAATTGAAGCAGCAAGAGCTGGAGATGCAGGAAGAGGCTTCAATGTTGTTGCAACTGAGATTAGAAAATTGTCACAGAGTTCAAAAGAAACAGCTATGCAAATAGTACAATTGACTTCTCATATAGAAAACTCTGTTCAAAATACTTTAGAGATCTCAGAATCAACAATGGCAAATACTCAACAGCAATCAGCTGCAATTGAAGAAACAACTGCAAGCCTTGAAGAGCTTATGGAATTAACCACTGAGCTTAATGAAATGGCTAATGAAAAATAG
- a CDS encoding serine hydrolase domain-containing protein, with amino-acid sequence MKKSISVITTCILLVTIASGCGTKGNSKSTAASAEKEKITQLKTKLDKEFTDSWGEDAFSGYVYISKKGTVLLDKGYGKADFDKGTDNTKQTKFDVASITKQFTATAIMQLQEKKLLDVNDTVDKYIPAFPHGNQITIHQLLSHSSGLPEHPLDFDIRKFRPSYKDFGKDGKSENVKLTFEPGKGFLYSNTGYILLGYIIEKVSGKALDSYLKENIFTPLNMKNTGYKNPDGQLDNLATGYVSSTKEKAEKSWTFINVGATVGSSSLCTTVEDLIIWQKALKEEKLLSKESYKKMYTPNQNYYGYGWYIFDASEGKKLYEHYGNASGYRSYIMRVPEDDTQVIIVSNYQDAPIDSMMSVIKEYLK; translated from the coding sequence ATGAAAAAAAGTATATCTGTTATAACCACTTGCATTTTACTTGTAACAATTGCTTCCGGTTGTGGAACAAAAGGTAATTCTAAAAGTACTGCTGCCTCTGCGGAAAAGGAAAAGATTACGCAGCTAAAAACAAAACTTGATAAAGAATTTACTGATTCATGGGGCGAAGATGCCTTTAGTGGATATGTGTATATTTCGAAAAAAGGAACTGTGCTTTTGGATAAGGGATATGGAAAAGCTGATTTTGATAAAGGTACAGATAATACAAAGCAAACAAAATTTGATGTGGCTTCAATAACAAAGCAATTCACTGCTACTGCTATAATGCAGCTTCAAGAAAAGAAGCTTTTAGATGTAAATGATACGGTTGATAAGTATATCCCTGCCTTTCCTCATGGAAATCAAATTACTATTCATCAATTATTAAGCCACAGTTCTGGACTGCCAGAGCATCCCTTAGATTTTGATATTAGAAAATTTAGACCTTCTTATAAGGATTTCGGTAAAGATGGTAAAAGCGAGAATGTGAAGCTTACCTTCGAACCAGGAAAAGGCTTTCTATATAGTAATACAGGCTATATACTGCTAGGCTATATAATAGAAAAGGTTTCTGGTAAAGCACTAGATTCCTACTTGAAGGAAAATATTTTTACGCCACTAAATATGAAAAACACTGGATATAAGAATCCAGATGGGCAATTAGATAACCTAGCAACTGGGTATGTAAGTTCAACCAAGGAAAAAGCAGAAAAATCTTGGACCTTCATAAATGTTGGTGCAACAGTTGGTTCATCAAGTCTATGTACTACTGTAGAAGATTTGATTATATGGCAAAAAGCATTAAAGGAAGAAAAGCTACTAAGCAAGGAATCCTATAAAAAGATGTACACCCCTAATCAAAACTACTACGGTTATGGCTGGTATATATTTGATGCATCAGAAGGAAAAAAGCTATATGAGCATTATGGAAATGCATCAGGCTATAGAAGCTATATCATGAGAGTACCTGAAGATGATACACAGGTTATTATTGTGAGCAACTATCAGGATGCACCTATAGATAGCATGATGTCCGTAATAAAGGAATATCTCAAATAG
- a CDS encoding helix-turn-helix domain-containing protein has translation MTLYSKHNITNVAIPLYVDMQNAFSRENNSMFRIVLVESGTGILNINGHSFVFMSPSIFCLNEKDKVELEKDCNLKAQVIYFDPTIINSSFSLEMVYNINNFEKFSSIQDYFYLNPFLNRYKIYSPYFEIGLIMFKRISELYRLLYEETHPCTGEYWVCRSRSFFLEILFVIQYIYTNFKEDDRLHIPNSSNDLNEIILYLHSNYQNTITIEELTKTFHINRTTLAEKFRASTGMSIKDYLIKLRIKLSAVMLRDTMLPISEIMYRVGFNEANHFSRMFKKYMDCSPSNYRKQFCS, from the coding sequence ATGACATTGTATTCTAAGCACAATATCACAAATGTAGCTATCCCTCTATATGTGGATATGCAAAATGCCTTTTCTAGAGAAAATAATTCAATGTTTAGAATTGTATTAGTAGAATCTGGCACAGGAATATTGAATATCAATGGTCATTCCTTTGTATTTATGTCCCCTTCTATATTTTGCCTCAATGAAAAGGATAAAGTTGAGCTGGAAAAGGACTGCAACTTGAAAGCACAAGTAATATATTTTGATCCTACAATAATCAATAGCTCATTTAGCCTTGAAATGGTATACAATATAAATAATTTTGAAAAGTTTTCAAGCATACAGGACTACTTTTATCTTAATCCATTTCTTAACCGCTATAAAATATACAGTCCATATTTTGAAATTGGGCTTATAATGTTTAAGAGAATATCCGAACTCTACAGACTTCTTTATGAGGAGACACACCCCTGCACAGGTGAATACTGGGTATGCCGTTCCAGATCTTTCTTTTTGGAAATATTGTTTGTGATACAATACATATATACCAATTTTAAAGAAGATGATAGGCTTCATATTCCTAATTCCTCAAATGATTTAAATGAAATTATTTTATATTTACATTCAAACTATCAAAATACAATTACTATTGAGGAATTAACAAAAACCTTTCACATTAATAGAACAACTTTAGCAGAAAAGTTTCGAGCCTCAACAGGTATGTCCATTAAAGATTACCTTATCAAATTAAGAATTAAGCTGTCTGCTGTAATGCTCAGAGATACAATGCTTCCAATCTCTGAAATTATGTATAGGGTAGGTTTTAATGAGGCAAATCACTTTTCTAGGATGTTTAAAAAATATATGGACTGCTCTCCTTCAAATTATAGAAAACAATTTTGTTCATAA
- a CDS encoding Ger(x)C family spore germination protein, translating to MRKNFILLLCSIIIILNSSGCDFKDIDKRVFIVAVGIDGNQGNPDLITMSFKAAMPGSVGEGSGTGSNSQGGNTHIYTVTGSSVSNILRTLKGQTSMEPDFSHMKIIVYGRDYAGRHDISSIEEFFIRRRDFQDMAWVCLGAPTAKEVLSVTPNEEKVPGNGLFLKFGQGTDSPYAVKTKSYELYNDIITPGCTPVCSIMQLKEGNIIMNEAALFSEGKLALILSKEETQLLNLLKDRIKFGTFSIIRKEEKKPTSISVDNGKSKINVSKAKDGGGITCTIDIKIEGSLEEINLFTGKATELSPEFEEALKKQVMTLLNKFSNNNLDPLRLEMRYWSNTLEFIPTKVWLTDMIPNINYVINPKIDIIHTGVIEEK from the coding sequence ATGAGAAAAAATTTTATCCTACTATTATGTTCAATTATAATCATATTAAATTCTAGTGGCTGTGACTTTAAAGACATAGATAAAAGGGTATTTATTGTGGCCGTTGGCATTGACGGGAATCAAGGCAATCCAGATCTTATAACAATGTCCTTTAAGGCTGCAATGCCTGGAAGTGTTGGAGAAGGAAGTGGAACGGGAAGCAACTCTCAAGGAGGCAATACACATATTTATACAGTCACTGGAAGTTCCGTATCTAATATCCTTAGAACATTAAAGGGGCAAACCTCCATGGAACCGGATTTCAGCCATATGAAGATAATAGTATATGGAAGGGATTATGCAGGCAGGCACGATATCAGCTCCATTGAGGAGTTTTTCATCAGGAGGAGAGATTTTCAGGATATGGCATGGGTGTGTTTGGGTGCGCCCACCGCTAAGGAAGTATTAAGTGTAACACCTAATGAAGAAAAGGTTCCAGGCAACGGTCTGTTTTTGAAGTTTGGGCAAGGAACAGATTCTCCTTATGCTGTTAAGACAAAGTCCTATGAATTGTACAATGATATCATAACTCCAGGTTGTACACCGGTATGCTCTATTATGCAACTTAAAGAGGGCAATATAATTATGAATGAAGCCGCACTTTTTAGTGAAGGAAAATTGGCATTAATACTAAGCAAGGAAGAAACTCAACTTTTAAACCTGCTTAAGGATAGAATAAAGTTCGGAACTTTCAGCATTATTCGAAAAGAAGAGAAAAAGCCCACATCAATCAGCGTTGATAATGGAAAGTCAAAGATAAATGTTAGTAAAGCAAAGGATGGAGGTGGAATAACCTGTACAATAGATATTAAAATAGAAGGAAGCTTGGAAGAAATTAACTTATTTACAGGTAAAGCCACTGAACTATCACCTGAATTTGAAGAGGCGTTAAAGAAACAGGTTATGACACTACTCAATAAATTTAGTAATAACAATCTGGATCCTCTCCGTCTAGAGATGCGTTATTGGAGTAATACCTTAGAATTTATACCCACAAAAGTATGGCTCACAGATATGATTCCAAATATAAACTATGTAATCAATCCTAAGATAGATATTATTCACACAGGAGTAATTGAAGAAAAGTAA
- a CDS encoding spore germination protein yields MEREELSLCIEGNNDMKQRFYYLAMCTTILSHFILYAPYILKQNLYDGTGTAIIIALIVSSANAYMTIYVYNTYKNKNLLDINRILLGKFFGGFFSFINIIANLTISFFMYRGLIEVISRFMLTSTPSWIIAITLTLIFYVGLLNTNKSFLQFVGFISIFVMFSCIIYILLSMKSFHMYYAKAAFIHSFKTPKLITIGAASFFFTGVSHLALFNPEFKRLNFRGTLSIYIFIGVAVAILAVYLPAGMLGPYYMQKVLLTVMSASDTISVDLFIIERAAYILLPMVFLLGASDTIIWGYMGWGLTRTAIPNKKVNLGIFNIIIVLFAFLASRLKESTDVMEYGSIGISIALASHYLLFVILFIMTKIKEGRKA; encoded by the coding sequence TTGGAGAGGGAAGAATTAAGCTTATGCATAGAAGGGAACAATGATATGAAACAGCGGTTCTACTATTTGGCAATGTGCACCACCATACTATCACATTTTATACTATATGCCCCATATATTCTTAAACAGAACCTGTATGATGGTACAGGTACGGCTATTATTATTGCATTAATAGTTTCATCTGCTAATGCGTATATGACAATATATGTGTACAATACATATAAAAACAAAAACTTATTGGACATAAACAGAATACTTCTGGGCAAGTTCTTTGGTGGTTTTTTTTCATTTATAAATATAATTGCCAATTTAACAATAAGCTTTTTTATGTATAGGGGGCTTATTGAGGTAATAAGCAGATTTATGCTCACTTCTACACCTAGCTGGATTATTGCTATTACATTAACCTTAATATTCTACGTTGGCCTTTTGAATACTAATAAAAGCTTTCTTCAATTTGTAGGGTTTATTTCAATTTTTGTTATGTTCTCATGTATTATATATATTTTACTTTCAATGAAAAGTTTTCATATGTATTATGCAAAGGCTGCCTTTATTCACTCTTTTAAAACTCCAAAATTAATAACAATTGGGGCAGCAAGTTTCTTTTTTACTGGAGTTTCTCATCTTGCACTATTTAACCCAGAATTCAAAAGGCTTAACTTTCGAGGAACGCTTTCAATATACATTTTCATAGGCGTGGCCGTAGCAATACTGGCAGTCTATCTCCCAGCAGGAATGCTAGGCCCATATTATATGCAGAAGGTTCTTCTTACAGTAATGTCCGCTTCTGATACTATCAGTGTAGATTTATTTATTATAGAGCGAGCAGCGTACATATTACTCCCAATGGTATTCCTGCTAGGTGCAAGCGATACAATTATTTGGGGATATATGGGCTGGGGACTAACAAGAACTGCTATTCCAAATAAAAAAGTTAATTTGGGTATATTCAATATAATTATTGTACTGTTTGCTTTTTTAGCTTCAAGATTAAAAGAATCAACAGACGTAATGGAATACGGAAGTATAGGTATATCTATAGCATTGGCAAGTCATTATCTTTTATTTGTAATATTGTTTATAATGACAAAGATAAAGGAAGGCAGAAAAGCATGA
- a CDS encoding spore germination protein, with amino-acid sequence MFMDGNIARIQADIENFLRSKANGRTLNLGNNFKLYYIKTQVDTSFITRDIQQVYFSNNIDFDKYFQTMVSPIDKNENMYSIGTGLVKGDIIAIYNNQLVRIIGAQKVQSRGVPDIEREASFEGGAEGFNEVITTNLNLVSHYYRSPSLTTKNYTVGKKGHNNLVVVYDSAYVDKELLKEIMKRLSGIDADMVQSLNGLQQLLWKHQLLIPRMLVTQRPDRVTDYISKGKIAIFLDGTPTSLILPVSFHDFMKTVDDEYLLPVPAVFLIILRYLALLLSITMPSAYVAIISYNPEVVRVQLALSISSSRIGVPYPSFIEVLIMLILMEFLVESSLRLPKTIGQTATTVGGLILGQAAIQAHLVSNIMIIIVSTVAISNFMIPVISMNLAVRVIKYILLILVSFTGVYGLYLGMYCLVYYVASIHTFNLAYFNPVEKIGEGRIKLMHRREQ; translated from the coding sequence ATGTTCATGGACGGTAATATTGCTCGGATTCAGGCTGATATTGAGAATTTTCTAAGGTCAAAAGCCAATGGGAGAACGCTTAATTTAGGCAACAATTTTAAATTGTATTATATAAAAACCCAGGTAGATACAAGCTTCATAACAAGAGATATTCAGCAGGTGTATTTCAGTAACAATATTGATTTTGATAAATACTTTCAAACTATGGTTTCTCCAATTGATAAAAATGAAAATATGTATAGTATAGGAACAGGTCTCGTAAAAGGAGACATAATAGCAATATATAATAATCAATTAGTTAGAATTATCGGCGCTCAAAAGGTTCAGAGTCGTGGCGTTCCTGATATAGAGAGGGAAGCTTCCTTTGAGGGTGGAGCTGAAGGCTTTAATGAAGTTATTACTACCAATTTAAATCTTGTCTCGCATTACTATAGAAGTCCTTCATTAACTACTAAAAATTATACTGTGGGAAAGAAGGGACATAATAATCTTGTTGTAGTATATGATTCAGCTTATGTAGATAAGGAACTTTTAAAAGAAATTATGAAAAGGCTGAGTGGAATTGATGCTGACATGGTACAATCGCTAAACGGTCTTCAACAACTTTTATGGAAACATCAGCTTTTAATACCTAGAATGCTGGTAACCCAAAGGCCTGATAGGGTAACGGACTATATATCTAAGGGTAAAATTGCAATCTTTCTTGATGGCACCCCAACTTCACTGATTTTACCCGTCAGCTTTCATGATTTTATGAAAACCGTTGATGATGAATATCTTCTGCCAGTGCCTGCAGTTTTCCTTATTATTTTGAGGTATTTGGCACTGCTCTTATCTATAACTATGCCTTCAGCATATGTAGCAATCATTTCCTATAATCCTGAGGTGGTAAGGGTTCAATTAGCACTTTCTATTTCCTCCAGCAGAATAGGTGTTCCATATCCATCATTTATTGAGGTCTTAATAATGCTTATACTTATGGAATTCCTAGTAGAATCAAGTTTAAGACTGCCTAAGACAATAGGTCAGACTGCCACTACTGTAGGTGGACTGATACTTGGTCAGGCTGCGATTCAGGCTCATTTAGTCAGCAATATAATGATAATAATAGTTTCAACTGTTGCAATATCAAATTTTATGATACCTGTTATATCAATGAATCTGGCAGTAAGAGTAATAAAATATATTCTGCTCATTTTAGTATCCTTCACAGGGGTTTACGGATTATATCTAGGAATGTATTGTTTGGTTTATTATGTAGCTTCCATTCATACCTTTAACCTAGCCTACTTTAATCCTGTGGAGAAGATTGGAGAGGGAAGAATTAAGCTTATGCATAGAAGGGAACAATGA
- a CDS encoding AraC family transcriptional regulator encodes MDSLKGMNDALSYIEENLDNDIDFKEVARLALCSEYHFQRMFSFLAGVSLSEYIRRRRLTIAAFELNNSNVRIIDMAIKYGYSSPDSFTRAFQNLHGITPSEARLNGQSLKAYPRMTFQLSIKGGNEMNYRIVEKDAFSIVGIKKRVPIIFRGVNPDIAAMWKSLNEEMIHQLKELSNIEPKGMISASANFSEGRMEEKGGLDHYIGVATTRECPANLTQLEVSASTWAVFEAVGPFPDTLQNIWGRIYSEWFPSSNYEQTEGPEILWNENKDLTSPAFKSEIWIPVIKK; translated from the coding sequence ATGGATTCACTAAAAGGAATGAATGATGCATTAAGTTATATTGAAGAAAACCTTGATAATGATATTGATTTTAAAGAAGTAGCCAGATTGGCCTTATGCTCTGAATATCATTTTCAAAGAATGTTTTCTTTTCTTGCAGGAGTTTCTCTGTCAGAATATATTCGCAGAAGGCGGCTTACCATTGCAGCGTTTGAACTTAATAATAGTAACGTTAGGATAATTGATATGGCTATTAAATATGGGTACAGTTCACCTGACTCATTTACAAGAGCCTTTCAAAATTTGCACGGTATAACACCTTCTGAAGCAAGACTAAATGGTCAATCACTGAAAGCATATCCAAGAATGACCTTTCAATTATCAATTAAAGGGGGAAATGAAATGAACTATAGAATAGTAGAAAAAGATGCATTTAGTATAGTTGGTATTAAGAAAAGAGTTCCAATTATTTTTAGAGGGGTTAATCCAGACATAGCAGCAATGTGGAAAAGCTTAAACGAAGAAATGATTCATCAGCTTAAAGAACTTTCTAATATAGAACCAAAAGGGATGATAAGTGCATCTGCTAATTTTTCAGAAGGGAGAATGGAAGAAAAGGGGGGGCTTGATCATTATATCGGAGTGGCTACAACAAGAGAGTGTCCAGCCAACTTAACGCAACTTGAAGTTTCTGCATCAACATGGGCTGTATTTGAAGCTGTAGGGCCATTTCCAGATACACTGCAAAATATCTGGGGACGTATATATTCAGAATGGTTTCCATCCTCAAACTATGAACAGACAGAAGGACCAGAAATATTATGGAATGAGAATAAAGATTTAACTTCACCAGCTTTCAAAAGCGAGATTTGGATACCAGTTATAAAAAAGTAA
- a CDS encoding ATP-grasp domain-containing protein, with translation MKCAVLYQVKEPPIMNGIRKPMKNGGYSDSGADIAFVLMHLGIDIATPVNNPNELIDLEWVFPDDKSGIQEAIRKGADTFWLNTVLYDGHAIEEFIEKGYYIVGQRPCDVSKYDDKYYTNQLLLNFGLSVVKEHIVDMDTNIEIEFPIVLKPIRGRGSQGVCVVNNKEEYYEKLQELIDKKIYGEKLMVEPYLCNKEVTISVLCPGKYNIKGQEIIKDNYWCLPVVERFNHINGISPYSGKVAVIENSRVIYNDNKLNLLCEECIKVAKLLEVKSLIRIDCRQDGCGKYYIFDVNMKPNMTGAGRKNRENQDNLTMIAARAIGWEYKDLLINMLGTRWSKND, from the coding sequence ATGAAGTGTGCTGTTTTATACCAAGTAAAAGAACCACCTATAATGAATGGCATAAGAAAGCCTATGAAAAATGGCGGCTATAGTGATAGCGGAGCTGATATTGCTTTTGTACTTATGCATTTAGGAATAGATATTGCAACGCCTGTAAATAATCCAAATGAATTAATTGATTTAGAATGGGTCTTTCCTGATGATAAAAGTGGTATACAAGAAGCTATCCGTAAAGGTGCTGATACATTTTGGTTAAATACTGTATTATATGATGGCCACGCTATAGAAGAATTTATTGAAAAAGGGTACTACATTGTTGGACAGAGGCCTTGTGATGTTAGTAAATACGATGATAAATACTATACGAATCAACTGCTTTTAAATTTTGGATTATCTGTAGTAAAAGAACATATTGTTGATATGGATACAAATATTGAAATAGAATTCCCAATTGTACTAAAGCCAATAAGAGGCAGGGGAAGCCAAGGTGTTTGCGTTGTTAATAATAAAGAAGAGTATTATGAAAAACTTCAAGAATTAATTGATAAAAAAATATATGGTGAAAAATTAATGGTTGAACCTTATTTATGTAACAAGGAAGTTACTATATCTGTACTGTGTCCGGGAAAATACAATATTAAGGGTCAAGAAATAATAAAAGATAATTATTGGTGTTTACCAGTGGTGGAGAGATTTAACCACATAAATGGAATTTCACCTTACAGTGGAAAAGTTGCTGTTATTGAAAATAGCAGAGTAATATATAATGATAATAAACTAAATTTACTATGTGAAGAATGTATTAAGGTTGCAAAATTGCTTGAGGTTAAATCCTTAATAAGAATTGATTGTAGGCAAGATGGTTGCGGAAAGTATTATATATTTGATGTTAATATGAAACCCAATATGACTGGAGCAGGAAGAAAAAATCGTGAAAATCAGGACAACCTCACCATGATAGCTGCAAGAGCTATAGGTTGGGAATACAAGGATTTATTAATTAATATGTTGGGTACTAGATGGTCTAAAAATGATTAG